The DNA window GATGAAGTGACCAGCGACGATATCGCGTTTGTGCGCAAAGGGCTGACCTCTGAAGTGGTGGCGGCGGTGGCGAAGATCAGTTCCAACGCTGACCTGATCTACGGCGCGAAGAAAATGCCGGTAATCAAAAAAGCCAACACTACCATCGGCCTGCCGGGCACCTTTAGCTGCCGTCTGCAGCCGAACGATACCCGTGACGATGTGCAGAGTATTGCCGCACAAATCTACGAAGGACTCTCCTTTGGTGCGGGTGATGCGGTAATCGGTGTTAACCCGGTCACAGACGACGTGGAGAACCTGACCCGCGTACTCGATACCGTTTACGGCGTTATCGACAAATTCAATATCCCGACCCAGGGCTGCGTACTGGCGCACGTCACCACCCAGATCGAAGCGATTCGTCGCGGTGCGCCGGGCGGGCTGATTTTCCAGAGTATCTGCGGCAGTGAGAAGGGCTTAAAAGAGTTTGGCGTGGAGCTGGCGATGCTTGATGAAGCGCGCGCGGTTGGTGCGGAGTTCAACCGTATCGCCGGGGAAAACTGCCTGTACTTTGAAACCGGGCAGGGCTCGGCGCTGTCGGCTGGCGCGAACTTCGGTGCCGATCAGGTGACGATGGAAGCACGTAACTACGGGCTGGCGCGGCACTACGATCCGTTCCTCGTTAACACCGTGGTGGGATTTATCGGACCAGAGTATCTCTACAACGACCGGCAGATTATCCGCGCGGGTCTGGAAGATCACTTTATGGGCAAGCTGAGCGGCATCTCGATGGGCTGCGACTGCTGCTACACCAACCACGCTGACGCCGACCAGAACCTCAACGAAAATCTGATGATTCTGCTCGCCACCGCCGGTTGCAACTACATCATGGGCATGCCGCTCGGCGACGACATCATGCTCAACTATCAGACCACCGCGTTTCACGATACCGCCACCGTCCGTCAGTTACTGAATTTACGGCCGTCGCCGGAGTTCGAACGCTGGCTGGAAACCATGGGCATTATGGCAAACGGTCGCCTGACCAAACGGGCGGGCGATCCGTCACTGTTCTTTTGATGACGCGGGGATGACACATGATGGATCAAAAGCAGATTGAAGAAATTGTACGTAGCGTGATGGCGTCAATGGGACAACCGCAAACCACGGCGGCAGCGCCGCAGGCGGCGGTGACGAAGTGCGCCAGCCAGTGTGAAGTTGCCGCGGAGAGTTGCGAACTGGATTTAGGTTCGCCTGAAGCCAAGGCCTGGATTGGCGTGCAGCAGCCGCATCGTGCGGAAGTGCTGGCCGAGCTGAAGCGCAGCACCGTGGCGCGTGTTTGTACCGGTCGTGCCGGTCCACGCCCGCGCACCCTCGCGCTGTTGCGCTTTCTTGCCGACCATTCACGCTCCAAAGATACGGTGCTGAAAGAGGTGCCGGAAGAGTGGGTGAAAACCCAGGGCCTACTGGAAGTGCGTTCAGAAATTAGCGACAAAAACCTCTACCTGACGCGCCCGGATATGGGGCGTCGCCTGAGTGCTGAAGCGATTGACGCGCTGAAGTCACAGTGCGTAATGAGCCCGGATGTGCAGGTGGTGGTTTCCGATGGCCTCTCGACCGACGCGATCACCGTCAACTATGAAGAGATCTTGCCGCCGCTGCTGTCGGGCCTGAAACAGGCTGGATTGAAGGTCGGCACGCCGTTCTTCGTGCGCTACGGGCGCGTCAAAATCGAAGATCAGATTGGCGAAATTCTCGGTGCGAAAGTCGTTGTCCTATTGGTGGGTGAGCGTCCGGGGCTAGGGCAGTCGGAAAGCCTCTCCTGCTACGCCGTTTACTCTCCGCGCGTGGCGACTACCGTTGAAGCGGATCGTACCTGTATTTCGAATATTCACCAGGGCGGTACGCCGCCGGTAGAAGCGGCCGCGGTGATCGTTGATTTGGCCAAACGCATGCTGGAGCAGAAGGCTTCCGGCATCAACATGACTCGTTAAGGAGGCATCATGCCTGCATTAGATTTAATTCGCCCCTCGGTGACGGCCATGCGCGTGATTGCTTCGGTGAATGACGGTTTCGCGCGCGAACTTAAATTACCGCCACATATACGTAGCCTCGGACTCATCACGGCAGATTCTGATGACGTGACTTATATTGCCGCTGACGAAGCGACAAAACAGGCAATGGTGGAAGTGGTTTATGGCCGCTCTCTGTACGCCGGGGCGGCTCACGGTCCCTCGCCGACAGCGGGGGAAGTGTTGATTATGTTGGGGGGGCCTAACCCGGCGGAGGTTCGCGCCGGTCTGGATGCGATGGTCGCGCATATTGAAGGCGGCGCGGCGTTTCAGTGGGCCAATGACGCCGAAGATACGGCGTTTCTGGCACATGTAGTTTCGCGCACCGGCTCGTATCTCTCGTCGACTTCAGGCATTGCGCTGGGTGACCCGTTGGCCTATCTGGTCGCGCCGCCTTTAGAAGCGACGTTTGGTATCGATGCAGCGTTGAAATCAGCGGACGTCCAGTTGGTGACCTACGTGCCACCGCCGTCAGAAACCAACTATTCGGCGGCGTTTCTGACCGGGAGCCAGGCTGCCTGTAAAGCCGCCTGCAATGCCTTTACTGATGCCGTTCTGGATATAGCCCGTCATCCAATCCAGCGCGCGTAAGGGGGCTGTGATGATCAACGCGCTGGGATTACTGGAAGTGGATGGCATGGTTGCCGCCGTTGACGCGGCGGATGCCATGCTGAAAGCGGCCAACGTGCGTCTACTCAGCCATGAAGTTCTCGACCCGGGGAGGCTGACGCTGGTGATTGAAGGCGATCTGGCGGCATGCCGTGCGGCGCTGGATGCCGGAAGCGCTGCTGCACAGCGCACGGGCCGTGTTATTAGCCGCCGGGAAATTGGCCGACCGGAAGAGGATACCCAGCGGCTGATTAGTGGCTTTCAACGCCAACAGGAAACGCCGGAGGCACCTGCAACGACGGAGTCATCAGAAGCCCTGGTGGCGGTGCTGACATCGGTGCGTCAGGGAATGACGGCAGGGGAGGTGGCCGCGCATTTCGGCTGGTCGCTTGAAGAAGCCAGAAAGGCGCTGGAGCAGCTCTTTTCTGCCGGGGCGTTGCGTAAACGCAGTAGTCGCTATCGCTTAAAAAATTAACCAGTCGGAGGTGCCGGGAGCGCGACAGTGTTCCCGGCTCAAAAGATCATGAAAAAGAAAAAACCGGCAAACCTGCACCATCTTTATCATGAAGCATTACCCGAAGACGTTAAGCTGACGCCGATGGTGGAGGTGGATAACGTCCACCAGCGGCGTACCACCGATGTTTATGAACATGCCCTGACGATTACCGCCTGGCAGCAGATTTACGATCAACTTCATCCGGGAAAATTCCACGGTGAATTCACCGAAATCCTGCTCGATGATATTCAGGTTTTTCGCGAATATACTGGCCTGGCGCTGCGCCAATCCTGCCTGGTATGGCCTAACTCTTTTTGGTTCGGCATTCCGGCAACCCGCGGCGAGCAGGGGTTTATTGGCTCGCAGTGTATTGGCAGTGCGGAAATCGCTACCCGACCCGGCGGTACGGAGTTTGAACTCAGTACGCCGGATGATTACACCATTCTTGGGGTGGTTATCTCGGAAGATGTGATTTCCCGCCAGGCCGGCTTCCTGCATCATCCGGAAAGAGTGCTGCATATGTTGCGTAACCAGTCGGCGCTGGAGGTGAAAGAACAGCACAAAGCGGCGCTATGGGGTTTTGTGCAGCAGGCGCTGGCGACGTTTAGCGAGAACCCGGAAAACCTCCATCAACCCGCTGTACGCAAAGTGTTGGGCGATAATTTACTGCTGGCGATGGGGGCGATGTTGGAGGAGGCGCAGCCGATGGTCACCGCCGAGAGCATCAGCCATCAAAGCTATCGACGACTATTATCCCGAGCGCGGGAATATGTGCTGGAGAATATGTCGGAGCCGCTGACCGTTCTCGACTTATGTAATCAGTTGCATGTTAGCCGCCGCACGCTGCAAAACGCTTTTCACGCCATTCTGGGGATTGGCCCGAACGCGTGGCTGAAGCGCATTCGGTTAAACGCGGTGCGCCGGGAGCTGATTAGCCCCTGGTCGCAGAGCACGACGGTTAAGGATGCCGCGATGCAGTGGGGATTCTGGCATTTGGGGCAGTTCGCCACCGATTATCAGCAGTTGTTCGCCGAGAAACCGTCGCTGACGCTGCATCAAAGGATGCGGCAGTGGGCATAATGATGGGGCGCTTATAGCCAGTCGCGAACCTGAATAAATTCGCCTAGCGCCGCCTCCGGGCTGCCCGCTTCTGGATGATAATCATATTCCCAGCGGACCAGCGGAGGCATCGACATCAGGATGGATTCGGTGCGTCCGCCTGTTTGCAGGCCGAACAGGGTTCCGCGATCCCACACCAGATTGAACTCTACGTAGCGCCCGCGACGGTAGAGTTGAAAATCGCGCTCGCGCTGGCCCCAGAGCATCTCTTTACGTCGCTCGACAATCGGTAAATATGCGTCGGTATAGCCGTTGCCAACCGCCTGCATAAAGTCGAAACAATGGTCGAAATTCGGGGTATTCAAATCATCGAAAAACAGCCCGCCGATACCGCGCTGCTCGTTACGATGTTTGAGGAAGAAGTAGTCGTCGCACCACTTTTTATAGTGTGGATAAACCTCTTCGCCGAAGGGGTAGCATAAATCACGGGCGGTACGATGCCAGTGAACGGCATCTTCTTCAAAACCGTAATAGGGGGTTAAATCGAAGCCGCCGCCGAACCACCACACTGGGTCAGCGCCCGGTTTTTCCGCAATAAAAAAGCGCACGTTGGCATGGCTGGTGGGAATGTACGGACTGCGCGGATGCACCACCAGCGACACGCCCATGGCTTCGAAGCTGCGTCCCGCTAGCTCAGGGCGGTGAGCGGTAGCAGAAGCCGGCATCGCATCGCCGTGTACGTGAGAAAAGTTCACGCCTGCCTGCTCAAAGATACCGCCATCGCGCAGTACCCGGCTGCGTCCGCCGCCGCCGGCTTCACGCTGCCAGCTATCTTCAACGAAATCGCAGCCGTCAACGACGCTGAGCTTTTGGCAGATAGTATCCTGCAACTGAAGAAGGAATGCTTTTACCTGCTGCGCGTCGGGTTTCATTAACGTCTCGTCGAATGGGCTTTCTGGTTATCGAACCAGTGGAAATAACTAATAATGCCGTTAGCAATCGCCGTGGCGATTTTCTGCCGGAACGCGGTGGTGCCGAGCAGTTTTTCTTCGTTTGGATTGGTAATAAACGACGTCTCTACTAGCACCGAAGGAATCGATGGCGACTTTAGCACCACGAACGCCGCCTGTTCAGTATTGCGGCTGTGCAGCTTATGCACCGGCTTGATCTTTTTCAGAATATGCGAGCCGAGCGTCAAGCTGTTTTTGATGGTATCAGTTTGTACCAGGTCAAACAGCACTTGCTGTAATAGGTGGTCTTTATCCGTCGCTTTCTTACCAGCGACCTCATCCGCACGGTTTTCACGATCGGAGAGGTATTTTGCCATGGCGCTACTGGCGCCGCGGTTGGAAAGGGCGAATACGGAGGCCCCGGCTGCGCTCGGGTTGGTGAAACCGTCGGCGTGAATCGACATGAAGAGGTCGGCACCGTGCTGGTGAGCTATCTCCACGCGATCGTACAGCGGAATAAAAGTATCCCCGCTGCGCGTCAGCCGCGCATCAATGCCGTTGCTGCGCAGAATACTGCGCACGTTTTTAGCGATAGCCAGCACGACGTGTTTCTCTTTTGAGCCGTTATGGCCAATAGCGCCGGTATCAATACCGCCATGGCCCGGGTCGAGCATCACGACGCGTTTAGCGCCTTTTTTCTTCGCGGCGGGTTTGCTGTGACCGTTAGATGTTTTTAACGGTTGTTCTTTCGCGCTGGCCTGCGAGGCGATCCCTGAAAGGGTGATTGCTGCCAGCCCGGCTTTCAGCACCTGGCGGCGCGAAGAAAGTATTTTTAAGGGTTTAAAAGTGCTCATTCGGCCTGAATTGCAAACAAGTGGTAACCAATGTTATATCGTATCGTGTTTTCTGATACGACCATTCAAAATAAGAATTGTTTTACTTTTCATTTCAATACATGACAAAGTCACATTATGCCATTTTTTGCGGCTCATTGCGCCTGATATTGGCTATCGAGCGCAATCGCGCCATAATCACTGTTTTTAACCGTTAATGGTGGGCAATACCATGGAGATACGCGTTTTTCGCCAGCAAGATTTTGAAGAGGTGATTACCTTGTGGGAGCGTTGCGATCTCCTGCGGCCATGGAACGATCCGGAAATGGATATTGAACGTAAGCTGAACCACGATGCCAGCTTGTTCCTGGTTGCTGAGGTTAATGGCGAAGTTGTCGGCACGGTAATGGGGGGTTACGACGGCCATCGCGGGTCGGCTTATTACCTTGGCGTGCACCCTGAATACCGTGGTCGCGGCATTGCGAATGCGTTGCTTAACCGGCTGGAGAAAAAGCTGATTGCCCGCGGCTGTCCAAAAATCAACATTATGATACGTGAAGATAACGACGTGGTTCAGGGGATGTACGAGCGGCTCGGCTATGAGCATTCGGACGTGCTGTGCCTCGGTAAACGCTTAATTGAAGATGAAGAATACTGAATTTATCCCCTCCGATTTTGATAGCCATGGTCGCCTGCGTTTGCCGTTCCTTTTTTGGTGCGTGCTGCTGTTGCAGGCGCGGACGTGGGTGCTATTTCTGATGGCAGGCGCGTCGCGCCAACAGGGCGATGCGTTGCTGAATCTGTTTTATCCGAATCATGACAATTTTTGGCTGGGGTTGCTGCCCGGTATTCCGGCAGTGCTGGCGTTTGTTGTCAGCGGACACCGTCAAAAATTTCCTCGGTTTTGGCCGCTGATGCGCTGGCTGCTGGTCTTCTCGCAAGTATTGCTGTTGGTCTGGCAGCCGTTACTGTGGCTGAGCGGTGAATCACCTTCGGCGTTGACCATCGCCCTTTTGGCGGCGGATCTTTACGCGCTCTGGTGGCTGTTGAGCAGCCGTCGACTGAAAGCCTGTTTTCGTGACGAACAGCTTTAAGGGCACTTTTTGCCGATCGTGTACTCCAACATGCGTTGAATTAATAAGAAAGGACTGAGTCATGAAATCGCGACGTTTACTTCTCTGCGCATTACCGCTGGTCTTAACCGGTTGCTCAACAATGAGCGCGGTCAACTGGTCAGCTGCCTATCCGTGGAACTGGTTTGGTTCCTCAACGGAGGTTACCGAGCAGGGCGTGGGCAATCTGACCGCCGCGACGCCGATGAGCGAGCAGGCCATCAGCGATGCGATTGGCAGCAACTATCGCCTGCGCAGCGGTATGAAAACCGCCAACGGCAACATCGTGCGCTATTTCGAAGCGTTAAAAGATGACAAGGTCGCGCTAACCATCAACGGTGAGAGCGGCACCATCAGCCGTATCGACGTGCGCGATAGCAATATCGAAGCCGCCAGCGGCGTGAAAGTTGGCACGCCGTTTAGCGACATCTACAGTAAAGCTTTCGGCAACTGTCAGAAAGGCCATCATGACAACGGCACGGTTGTGGAATGTAAAGCCGAAGGCAGCCAGCACATCAGCTATGTATTCACTGGCAACTGGAGCGGGCCTGAAGAGCTGATGCCTTCTGACGACACGCTGAAGAGCTGGCCTGTGAGCGAGATTATCTGGCGTCGCTAATTTGATCTGAAGTGACTCGACGTTCTGAAAAAACGAGTACAATAGCGCCTTAAAAATGCCACAGCGTTGTGGCTGTATAATTTCAGGAGGAGCGATGTCTCAGGTTCAGAGCGGCATTTTGCCGGAACATTGCCGTGCGGCGATTTGGATTGAAGCGAATGTTAAAGGCGACGTTGATGCACTGCGTGAAGCCAGCAAGGTTTTTGCCGATAAATTAGCTACTTTTGAGGCGAAATATCCGGATGCTAAGCTAGGGGCGGTGGTTGCTTTTGGCCATAACGTCTGGCGTCAACTGAGCGGCGGCGTGGGCGCGGAAGAGTTAAAAGACTTCCCGGTCTATGGTAAAGGTCTGGCGCCATCAACTCAGTATGATGTGCTGATCCACATTTTGTCCGCGCAGCATGAGGTGAACTTCTCTGTTGCCCAGGCGGCAATGGCTGTGTTTGGTAACATCATTGACGTTAAAGAAGAGATTCACGGCTTCCGCTGGATTGAAGAGCGCGACCTGAGCGGCTTTGTTGATGGCACCGAAAACCCGGCGGGTGAAGAGACGCGCCGTGAAGTCGCCGTTATCAAAGATGGCGTTGATGCAGGCGGCAGCTACGTTTTCGTTCAGCGCTGGGAGCATAACCTCAAACAGCTTAACCGCATGAGCGTTCCTGATCAGGAAATGATGATTGGTCGTACCAAAGAAGCCAACGAAGAGATTGACGGCGACGATCGTCCGGAAACCTCCCACCTGAGCCGCGTGGATCTGAAGGAAGATGGTAAAGGGCTGAAGATTGTGCGCCAGAGCCTGCCGTACGGCACCGCCAGCGGCGTTCATGGTCTCTACTTCTGTGCCTACTGCGCGCGCCTGTACAATATTGAGCAGCAGTTGCTGAGTATGTTCGGCGATACCGATGGTAAGCGCGATGCGATGCTGCGCTTTACTAAACCGGTGACCGGCGGGTACTACTTCGCGCCGTCGCTGGAGCGTATTCAGGCGCTGTAAGCGTAAAGGCCTCTCCTTCATCCGTAAGAGAGGCCTGTTTTCTGCCATCTGGCAAAGCAATTCTATTTACTTATTCTCTTTTCGACTTCCAAATCGCCAAACGGTATATAAAACCGTTACTCCTTTCATCACCGTTATAAATATGATGATCACCAGAAAGTCATCAAATTGATAAGGGTGCGCAATGGCCGTTAAATCACTGAAAAAAGGATATCTGGCGCTGGCAGCTTCTGTGCTGTTAGTTGCGCAGGCGCAGGCGACGGAACTGCTGAACAGTTCCTACGATGTTTCCCGCGAGCTGTTTGCCGCCCTTAACCCGCCGTTTGAACAGCAGTGGGCGAAAGATAATGGCGGCGACAAGCTGACGATTAAACAATCTCATGCCGGGTCATCAAAACAGGCGCTGGCGATTCTGCAAGGCCTGAAGGCCGACGTGGTGACCTATAACCAGGTGACCGACGTGCAGATCTTGCACGACAAAGGCAAGCTGATTCCGGCCGACTGGCAAAGCCGTTTGCCGAATAACAGCTCGCCGTTTTACTCCACCATGGGATTCCTGGTGCGCAAAGGCAATCCGAAAAATATTCACGACTGGAATGACCTGGTGCGCTCCGATGTGAAACTGATTTTCCCGAACCCGAAAACCTCAGGCAACGCGCGTTATACCTATTTAGCCGCGTGGGGCGCCGCGGATAAAGCTGACGGTGGAGATAAAGCCAAAACCGAGCAGTTTATGACTCAGTTTCTGAAGAACGTCGAAGTGTTTGATACCGGTGGTCGCGGTGCTACTACCACCTTTGCGGAACGCGGGTTGGGCGATGTACTGATTAGTTTTGAATCGGAAGTGAATAACATCCGCAAACAGTACGAAGATCAGGGATTCGAGGTGGTTATTCCTAAAACCAATATCCTGGCTGAATTCCCGGTGGCCTGGGTGGATAAAAACGTCAAAGCCAACGGTACGGAAAAGGCGGCGAAGGCCTATCTGACATGGCTCTACAGCCCACAAGCGCAGACAATTATTACCGACTATTACTATCGCGTGAACAACCCGAAAGTGATGGATGGATTGAAAGATAAATTCCCGCAGACTGAACTGTTCCGCGTGGAAGACCAGTTTGGATCATGGCCGGAAGTGATGAAAACACACTTTGTCAGCGGCGGTGAGCTGGACAAACTGTTGGCGGCGGGGCGTAAGTAATGTTTGCTGTTGCATCAAAGCGCGTGCTGCCGGGCTTTACCCTGAGCCTCGGCACCAGTCTGCTGTTTGTTTGCTTGATTCTGCTGCTGCCGTTGAGCGCGCTGGTGATGCAGCTCTCTGAGATGACCTGGGCTCAGTACTGGGATGTGGTCACTAATCCTCAGGTGGTGGCGGCCTATAAAGTCACCCTGCTGTCGGCCTTCGTGGCGTCGATTTTCAACGGCGTATTCGGTTTGCTGATGGCATGGATCCTTACGCGCTACCGTTTTCCGGGCCGTACGCTGCTGGATGCGTTGATGGATCTGCCGTTTGCCCTGCCGACGGCGGTAGCGGGCCTGACGCTGGCGTCGCTATTCTCGGTCAACGGTTTTTACGGCGAGTGGCTGGCGAAGTTTGATATCAAAGTGACTTATACCTGGCTGGGTATCGCAGTAGCGATGGCCTTTACCAGCATCCCGTTTGTGGTGCGTACGGTGCAGCCGGTGCTCGAAGAGCTGGGTCCGGAGTATGAAGAAGCTGCGGAAACGCTGGGCGCGACGCGTCTGCAGAGCTTTCGCAAAGTGGTGTTGCCGGAGCTGTCTCCGGCGCTGCTGGCTGGGATTGCGTTGTCGTTTACCCGTAGCCTCGGCGAGTTCGGTGCGGTGATTTTTATCGCCGGTAATATCGCGTGGAAAACGGAAGTGACCTCGCTGATGATTTTCGTTCGTTTGCAGGAGTTTGATTACCCTGCCGCCAGCGCGATTGCTTCGGTGATCCTCGCGGCATCGTTACTGCTGCTGTTCTCAATTAACACCCTGCAAAGTCGCTTTGGTCGACGTGTGGTAGGTCACTAATGGCGATCGTTGCTCAATTGAAGCGTTATGACGCGCCCCGCATTAACTGGGGAAAATGGTTTCTGATTGGTACCGGGATGCTGGTTTCCGCCTTCATTCTGATTGTGCCGATGGTCTATATCTTCGTGCAGGCCTTTAGCAAAGGTCTGATGCCAGTGCTGCAAAACCTTGCCGACCCGGACATGCTGCATGCTATCTGGCTGACGGTGATGATTGCTTTGATTACCGTGCCGGTGAACCTGGTGTTCGGTGTGCTGCTTGCCTGGCTGGTGACGCGCTTTACTTTTCCTGGCCGCCAGCTGCTGCTGACGCTGCTGGATATCCCGTTTGCCGTCTCGCCAGTGGTGGCGGGGCTGGTTTATTTGCTGTTTTACGGTTCTAACGGCCCGCTGGGCGGTTGGCTCGATGAGCACAACCTGCAGATCATGTTCGCCTGGCCGGGCATGGTGCTGGCGACCATCTTTGTGACCTGTCCGTTCGTGGTTCGCGAGCTGGTGCCGGTAATGATGAGTCAAGGCAGTAATGAAGATGAAGCGGCGATTTTGCTCGGCGCTTCAGGCTGGCAGATGTTCCGCCGGGTTACGCTGCCGAACATCCGCTGGGCGCTGCTTTACGGCGTGGTGCTGACTAACGCCCGTGCCATCGGTGAATTCGGCGCCGTGTCGGTGGTTTCCGGCTCGATTCGCGGCGAAACCTTATCGCTGCCGCTGCAAATTGAATTACTTGAGCAGGACTATAATACCGTCGGTTCGTTTACTGCCGCCGCCCTGCTGACGTTAATGGCTATTTTGACCTTGTTTTTGAAGAGTATGGTGCAATGGCGTTTGGCCAATCAGGAAAAACGCGCGCAACTGGAGGGAAATCATGAGCATTGAGATTGCCAATATTAAGAAGTCTTTTGGTCGCACCCAGGTGCTGAATGATATCTCACTGGATATCCCCTCCGGACAGATGGTTGCGCTGCTGGGGCCGTCCGGCTCTGGCAAAACTACGCTGCTGCGTATTATTGCCGGGCTGGAGAATCAGTCCAGCGGGCATATCCGTTTTCACGGCACCGATGTGAGCCGCGTGCATGCGCGCGATCGCAAAGTTGGATTCGTGTTCCAGCACTACGCGCTGTTTCGCCATATGACGGTGTTCGACAACATTGCTTTTGGCCTGACGGTGCTGCCTAAGCGTGAACGTCCGAATGCTGCCGGTATTAAAGCAAAAGTGACCAAACTGCTGGAAATGGTGCAGCTGGCGCATCTGGCCGATCGCTATCCGGCCCAGCTCTCCGGCGGGCAAAAGCAGCGCGTGGCTTTGGCTCGTGCGCTGGCGGTTGAACCGCAAATCCTGCTGCTGGATGAACCTTTCGGTGCGCTGGATGCTCAGGTGCGTAAAGAACTGCGGCGCTGGCTACGTCAGCTGCATGAAGAGCTGAAATTTACCAGCGTATTTGTGACCCACGATCAGGAAGAAGCCACTGAAGTGGCGGATCGTGTGGTAGTGATGAGCCAGGGCAATATCGAACAGGCCGATGCGCCTGACCTGGTGTGGCGTGAGCCTGCCACCCGCTTTGTGCTGGAGTTTATGGGCGAAGTTAACCGCCTGAAAGGCACCATTCGCGGCGGTCAGTTCCACGTCGGCGCGCATCGCTGGCCGCTGGGCTATACCCCGGCATACCAGGGACCGGTCGATCTGTTCCTGCGTCCGTGGGAAGTGGATATCAGCCGTCGCACCAGCCTTGATTCGCCGCTGCCGGTACAGGTACTGGAAGCCAGCCCCAAAGGCCACTACACCCAATTAGTTGTTCAGCCCCTTGGGTGGTATGACGAACCGTTGACCGTGGTATTGCAGGGAGAAGATGCGCCGTATCGCGGGGAGCGCCTGTTTGTCGGCTTGCAAAATGCACGCCTGTACAATGGCAATGAACGTATCGAGCCACGCGGGGAGCTTGCTCTGGCTGAATCGGCCTGATAGCTTAATCCGCAAGTTTATCGCCGTTTTCGCAACGGCAGGATTTGGTAGCCCGGGTTAGACGCAATGCGTCGCCATCCGGGGACGTTTGCAGGCCGGGTAAACTCTCACCCGGCCTTTTTATTGGGCAAAAACCGTGAATACATTAGAACAAACAATTGGCAATACGCCTCTGGTGAAATTACAACGCCTTGCGCCTGACAACGGCAGCGAAATCTGGGTCAAGCTGGAAGGGAACAACCCTGCGGGGTCGGTGAAAGATCGCGCGGCGCTGTCGATGATTGTTGAAGCCGAAAAGCGCGGCGAGATTAAACCCGGCGATGTGCTGATTGAAGCGACCAGCGGCAATACCGGCATCGCGCTGGCAATGATTGCTGCGCTCAAAGGCTATCAGATGAAGTTGCTGATGCCGGATAACATGAGTCAGGAGCGTCGTGCCGCTATGCGCGCCTACGGCGCTGAGCTGATTCTGGTCACCAAAGAGCAGGGCATGGAAGGGGCGCGCGATCTGGCGCTGGAAATGGCCCAACGCGGCGAAGGTAAGCTTTTGGATCAGTTCAATAATCCGGATAACCCTTACGCGCACTACACCACCACCGGGCCGGAGATCTGGCAGCAGACTGATGGACGAATCACCCATTTTGTCTCCAGTATGGGCACAACCGGGACCATTACCGGCGTTTCACGCTTTCTGCGCGAGCAGG is part of the Klebsiella huaxiensis genome and encodes:
- a CDS encoding GNAT family acetyltransferase, which codes for MEIRVFRQQDFEEVITLWERCDLLRPWNDPEMDIERKLNHDASLFLVAEVNGEVVGTVMGGYDGHRGSAYYLGVHPEYRGRGIANALLNRLEKKLIARGCPKINIMIREDNDVVQGMYERLGYEHSDVLCLGKRLIEDEEY
- a CDS encoding DUF2919 domain-containing protein encodes the protein MKNTEFIPSDFDSHGRLRLPFLFWCVLLLQARTWVLFLMAGASRQQGDALLNLFYPNHDNFWLGLLPGIPAVLAFVVSGHRQKFPRFWPLMRWLLVFSQVLLLVWQPLLWLSGESPSALTIALLAADLYALWWLLSSRRLKACFRDEQL
- a CDS encoding RpoE-regulated lipoprotein — its product is MKSRRLLLCALPLVLTGCSTMSAVNWSAAYPWNWFGSSTEVTEQGVGNLTAATPMSEQAISDAIGSNYRLRSGMKTANGNIVRYFEALKDDKVALTINGESGTISRIDVRDSNIEAASGVKVGTPFSDIYSKAFGNCQKGHHDNGTVVECKAEGSQHISYVFTGNWSGPEELMPSDDTLKSWPVSEIIWRR
- a CDS encoding Dyp-type peroxidase, which encodes MSQVQSGILPEHCRAAIWIEANVKGDVDALREASKVFADKLATFEAKYPDAKLGAVVAFGHNVWRQLSGGVGAEELKDFPVYGKGLAPSTQYDVLIHILSAQHEVNFSVAQAAMAVFGNIIDVKEEIHGFRWIEERDLSGFVDGTENPAGEETRREVAVIKDGVDAGGSYVFVQRWEHNLKQLNRMSVPDQEMMIGRTKEANEEIDGDDRPETSHLSRVDLKEDGKGLKIVRQSLPYGTASGVHGLYFCAYCARLYNIEQQLLSMFGDTDGKRDAMLRFTKPVTGGYYFAPSLERIQAL
- the cysP gene encoding thiosulfate/sulfate ABC transporter substrate-binding protein CysP, with the protein product MAVKSLKKGYLALAASVLLVAQAQATELLNSSYDVSRELFAALNPPFEQQWAKDNGGDKLTIKQSHAGSSKQALAILQGLKADVVTYNQVTDVQILHDKGKLIPADWQSRLPNNSSPFYSTMGFLVRKGNPKNIHDWNDLVRSDVKLIFPNPKTSGNARYTYLAAWGAADKADGGDKAKTEQFMTQFLKNVEVFDTGGRGATTTFAERGLGDVLISFESEVNNIRKQYEDQGFEVVIPKTNILAEFPVAWVDKNVKANGTEKAAKAYLTWLYSPQAQTIITDYYYRVNNPKVMDGLKDKFPQTELFRVEDQFGSWPEVMKTHFVSGGELDKLLAAGRK
- the cysT gene encoding sulfate/thiosulfate ABC transporter permease CysT, producing the protein MFAVASKRVLPGFTLSLGTSLLFVCLILLLPLSALVMQLSEMTWAQYWDVVTNPQVVAAYKVTLLSAFVASIFNGVFGLLMAWILTRYRFPGRTLLDALMDLPFALPTAVAGLTLASLFSVNGFYGEWLAKFDIKVTYTWLGIAVAMAFTSIPFVVRTVQPVLEELGPEYEEAAETLGATRLQSFRKVVLPELSPALLAGIALSFTRSLGEFGAVIFIAGNIAWKTEVTSLMIFVRLQEFDYPAASAIASVILAASLLLLFSINTLQSRFGRRVVGH
- the cysW gene encoding sulfate/thiosulfate ABC transporter permease CysW produces the protein MAIVAQLKRYDAPRINWGKWFLIGTGMLVSAFILIVPMVYIFVQAFSKGLMPVLQNLADPDMLHAIWLTVMIALITVPVNLVFGVLLAWLVTRFTFPGRQLLLTLLDIPFAVSPVVAGLVYLLFYGSNGPLGGWLDEHNLQIMFAWPGMVLATIFVTCPFVVRELVPVMMSQGSNEDEAAILLGASGWQMFRRVTLPNIRWALLYGVVLTNARAIGEFGAVSVVSGSIRGETLSLPLQIELLEQDYNTVGSFTAAALLTLMAILTLFLKSMVQWRLANQEKRAQLEGNHEH
- the cysA gene encoding sulfate/thiosulfate ABC transporter ATP-binding protein CysA, whose amino-acid sequence is MSIEIANIKKSFGRTQVLNDISLDIPSGQMVALLGPSGSGKTTLLRIIAGLENQSSGHIRFHGTDVSRVHARDRKVGFVFQHYALFRHMTVFDNIAFGLTVLPKRERPNAAGIKAKVTKLLEMVQLAHLADRYPAQLSGGQKQRVALARALAVEPQILLLDEPFGALDAQVRKELRRWLRQLHEELKFTSVFVTHDQEEATEVADRVVVMSQGNIEQADAPDLVWREPATRFVLEFMGEVNRLKGTIRGGQFHVGAHRWPLGYTPAYQGPVDLFLRPWEVDISRRTSLDSPLPVQVLEASPKGHYTQLVVQPLGWYDEPLTVVLQGEDAPYRGERLFVGLQNARLYNGNERIEPRGELALAESA